From the Leptolyngbya sp. O-77 genome, one window contains:
- the nikB gene encoding nickel ABC transporter permease, with product MLGISIITFLLIQLMPSDPAAVVLRVANTPATPEAIAEMREKLGLDRPLPVQYLDWLWHVLRLDFGQSFVTGKPVLQEVMHYVPTTLILTACATLLIFAIGLPMGIMAALYRDTVFDQVSRLFAYIGVAMPSFWLGFLLIYVFSFKLGWFSVIHRGSIADWILPSLTLAWAPAAVYARLLRGSMLESLSQNYVLYARARGLLERLVILQYALKNALLPVVTVFGLSFANLLSGAVIVESVFALPGLGRFAVQSILNRDYPVVQCYVCLTAVLFVVVNLMVDLTYSYFDPRIRFGKQEV from the coding sequence TTGCTGGGAATCTCGATCATCACGTTCTTGCTGATTCAACTGATGCCCAGCGATCCGGCGGCGGTGGTGCTGCGTGTGGCAAATACTCCGGCAACTCCAGAAGCGATCGCAGAAATGCGAGAAAAACTCGGACTCGATCGCCCCCTGCCCGTGCAGTATCTCGACTGGCTCTGGCACGTTTTGCGGCTAGATTTTGGGCAATCCTTTGTGACCGGAAAACCCGTTTTGCAAGAAGTGATGCACTATGTGCCGACAACGCTGATTTTAACCGCCTGTGCCACCCTGCTGATTTTTGCGATCGGCTTGCCAATGGGAATTATGGCGGCATTGTACCGCGATACTGTTTTCGACCAGGTAAGTCGCTTGTTTGCTTACATTGGCGTGGCAATGCCAAGTTTCTGGCTGGGATTTTTGCTGATCTATGTGTTTAGCTTCAAGCTAGGCTGGTTTTCGGTGATTCATCGCGGTTCGATCGCCGATTGGATTTTGCCTTCGCTCACCTTAGCCTGGGCACCTGCGGCGGTTTATGCCCGTTTGTTGCGCGGCAGTATGCTAGAAAGCCTCAGTCAAAATTATGTGCTGTACGCCAGAGCCAGAGGTTTGCTAGAGCGGCTGGTGATTCTGCAATATGCGTTAAAAAATGCACTGTTGCCCGTTGTGACGGTGTTTGGATTGAGTTTTGCGAATCTACTTTCTGGTGCGGTGATTGTGGAAAGTGTGTTTGCGCTGCCAGGGCTGGGACGATTTGCAGTTCAATCCATTCTCAATCGCGATTATCCGGTTGTACAGTGTTATGTCTGCCTAACGGCGGTGCTATTTGTCGTCGTCAATCTGATGGTTGACCTGACCTACAGCTATTTCGATCCGCGTATTCGTTTTGGGAAGCAAGAAGTTTAA
- a CDS encoding ABC transporter ATP-binding protein: MVEPVLTVDNLQVDFPVQRDSGTIPIVRNVSFQLQPGRVLGIIGESGSGKSVTCLSILGLLKGATVRGSAQLAGQELIGLNQVELRQIRGPKIGMILQNPVSFFNPVTTIQRQFIETLRSHRSLTDAEARSIAADHLNAVGLTDPQRVLRQFPFQLSGGMLQRVMIAIALSLQPQVLIADEPTTALDVITQMQILGLIKQLQQQTNCALLLITHDLGVIAQLADRVAVMRNGEFVEQTSVEQLFDHPQHPYTRSLLASRLTPHLGARR; this comes from the coding sequence ATGGTTGAACCTGTTCTGACTGTTGATAATTTGCAGGTTGATTTTCCAGTTCAACGTGATTCTGGAACAATCCCGATCGTCCGCAATGTCAGTTTTCAACTGCAACCGGGCAGAGTTTTGGGCATCATTGGCGAAAGCGGCAGCGGCAAAAGTGTCACCTGTCTATCGATTCTGGGGTTGTTGAAAGGCGCAACCGTTCGCGGCAGCGCTCAGCTTGCAGGACAGGAATTAATTGGGTTAAATCAGGTTGAGTTGCGCCAAATTCGCGGACCCAAAATTGGCATGATTCTGCAAAATCCAGTCAGTTTCTTCAACCCAGTCACCACGATTCAGCGGCAATTTATCGAAACCCTGCGATCGCACCGTTCACTAACGGATGCTGAGGCTCGATCAATCGCCGCTGACCATCTAAACGCCGTTGGCTTAACCGATCCCCAGCGAGTGCTGCGTCAATTTCCATTTCAACTCAGTGGTGGAATGCTGCAACGGGTCATGATTGCGATCGCCCTCTCGTTACAACCGCAAGTCTTAATTGCCGATGAACCGACCACCGCATTGGATGTGATTACCCAAATGCAAATTCTGGGACTGATTAAACAACTGCAACAGCAAACTAATTGTGCCCTGCTGTTAATCACCCATGACCTGGGAGTGATTGCTCAACTTGCCGATCGGGTTGCCGTGATGCGAAACGGTGAGTTTGTCGAACAAACCAGCGTTGAGCAGTTATTTGATCATCCCCAACATCCTTACACGCGATCGCTGCTTGCGTCTCGGCTCACCCCTCACCTGGGAGCAAGACGATGA
- the nikC gene encoding nickel ABC transporter permease subunit NikC yields the protein MAILQKLLDHKLAWLGLSLIAIVVLTALIAPLIAPHDPLAVDLMQKLQPSSAAFPLGTDHLGRCILSRLIYGSRVSLSISLVVIALTTTISLIVGLVAGYVGGKADSWLMRLCDVFLAFPALILSLAIVGILGAGVGNLIFALAITHWAGYARIVRSRVLSVKESDFIQAAIVSGASSLPIMLRHILPFTIAELAILMSLDISHMILHIAGLSFLGLGIQPPTPEWGAMINDGREYFRRQPELMIYPGLMIFITTLAFNLVGDAVRDVLDPRMEKQVRSETLKAKLQNG from the coding sequence ATGGCAATTTTGCAAAAACTTTTGGATCACAAACTGGCGTGGTTGGGTCTGAGCCTGATTGCGATCGTCGTTCTCACTGCCCTCATTGCCCCACTGATCGCCCCCCACGATCCTTTAGCAGTCGATTTGATGCAGAAGCTTCAGCCATCCAGTGCTGCTTTTCCCTTGGGAACCGATCATCTCGGTCGCTGCATCTTGTCTCGCTTGATCTATGGGTCGCGGGTGTCGCTGTCGATTTCCCTGGTGGTTATTGCGCTGACAACGACGATTAGCCTGATTGTCGGTCTGGTGGCGGGCTATGTGGGCGGCAAAGCGGATAGCTGGTTGATGCGACTGTGCGATGTGTTTCTCGCTTTTCCGGCACTGATTTTGTCACTGGCGATCGTGGGTATTTTAGGAGCCGGAGTTGGAAATTTAATTTTCGCCCTGGCAATAACGCATTGGGCAGGCTACGCGCGAATTGTTCGCAGTCGCGTTTTAAGCGTCAAGGAAAGCGATTTTATCCAGGCGGCAATCGTCTCCGGTGCCAGCAGTTTGCCGATCATGCTCCGGCATATATTGCCATTTACGATCGCGGAACTTGCCATTCTCATGTCGCTCGATATCAGCCACATGATTTTGCACATTGCAGGATTGTCGTTTCTAGGATTAGGCATTCAACCTCCTACACCCGAATGGGGAGCCATGATCAACGACGGGCGCGAGTATTTCCGCCGTCAGCCAGAACTGATGATTTATCCAGGACTGATGATTTTTATCACTACCCTGGCTTTTAATCTGGTCGGAGATGCAGTGCGAGATGTCCTTGATCCGCGCATGGAAAAGCAAGTGCGATCTGAAACGTTGAAAGCGAAGTTACAAAATGGTTGA